The Hemibagrus wyckioides isolate EC202008001 linkage group LG15, SWU_Hwy_1.0, whole genome shotgun sequence genome window below encodes:
- the LOC131366445 gene encoding synaptonemal complex protein 2-like isoform X3, whose amino-acid sequence MARHQDKQVEESIDQALKHNFRPLEELQNETRGGVTSKCSRHFISKLDKLINRELDQQNVKNASVVFTIFNKFGNTLVFPEGEGISSMVSQGLVRKLVQWFEKLRKLWVEAGPTRNELLVNLAEDFFDALMVIHESCKEGTFQVTESLLHYIGKLASDPQVNILIQKEAVRKLNMILGMIPLELKKEKKIFSSQEASSVMSDLASRIIKGGDYDLQVALMEALCRMTSRAQRRDLADQLFRMEFVASAFNKIQDSEFETDCRKFLNLVNGMQGDDRSVYSYPCLEVFLDEHVLLMPVDENLHEFWIDFNVGSQSISFYFCLADDQAKQESQWDTLCITENEVHSYTVQEEKDIKVLQLVLTEPMCLSSIEGSRLHIHFSSSLDILKVTKKVYGETKNKKFIRKTTTSVVKTTVQVIMDEGGSQVLFPESQGSSQHVEKNVPYSVRNETRCRSLSSQERDAQHINQQMITPLRSKVSESCMYVSGSAGCKLGRSPFSCVLPESASGKAKVKPALEMVASSVKRKTLELKELLTARLADGVKSVSVERESSVKQVVPDLQSPYIHPGQEGLQVVGKYRRHIPIEKVVEMVQAEQELQEEPLDNSIVLDSQPAVWREKSILPSPSCFYKKRPSVSGSLFPGQREFSHQSRAEPPQQSLSAQSSSEGLSHKQLHAQLTQRLEQVLREREQQEQNPQELLTAGKEAGLVKKAQSPPQTKRAKAEQSGTGNGAGMSNTTKTEKAAKSMVKQINSHYNHTSTAAQERPSWFNSAPTSRYIFNKSWCPNSVAKISAKQSKKASNQNKDIYAFSFNMPEVSEKKNRSSFEISGMERSVLRSSLSLSSTSKMCPPMKPAGHNVKKHLFSDTDTDNMTDISWLTSANRKPKPKVADYTRQPVKPTRHPTTLTFETPNIPIPSPKSAKALPKPKRKRQKVVEEKNKTTKDLASRKPKDRPKRTSVMTRSYRELSESESELETDEQPPAKKFIIKQPEKPQRTDSVLNRPAIVKPPVKKTSHVRSHKVHKLVKEKEEKELSNYEKSKQKKMIATVLGPTKGKEHDLVPKITPICPSALPSNIIKSVEKSTTMPRSAHAPVGPMSKKSQAIIQEGKIGGIIEQAEKEKETPGIATTHPVTSGNFMEENEFSEILGSKWLKKRKNLLSPVSTKESWASKSTSFCFSPFSIEKTRSAEKNASLPRSPLTPLQPLCISPVGAISPPLDLPSHLRGIQASSFYKSSGGQDIVRTLPQPFVTPAAQRQSAQENDELRPEQLFFHPIIASTAKEKCPSMLNSPDQDEDLRGFLNSTSQRVLQTSFDKESVISLVTLSQSSHTSMNNIATICTELEKTPASVQRTSGEKAESGPATSRTRHSSCDSTSLSEQDGSEYDKRIKAGPSKHAVRMKPRKLFKPTVKQQSKKKGSKQPIQVDSSTEEGEKEKGSGTGRGPRRRITEDTEVRSTVVSSCWKGNVEADMDLVQSEVSTSQEMGYVCRQLSSELKRKFENRSRKMDLFTKQSLKTCRQHVSTITMKVQEYRSQRLEAVKQVLMDEIKNLEQDDTTLRNMEAELTTYWKKHTLDFHAYQERGTQRLNNLRSTIETNLCQNTDCEEQIFFSQMHLMKKDMTSVQDHLFRQMHEEEFKSVRKGLQALFLSDVPRFLR is encoded by the exons ATGGCACGTCATCAGGATAAACAG GTGGAAGAATCGATAGACCAGGCTTTGAAACACAACTTCCGCCCCTTGGAGGAGTTACAAAATGAGACCAGAGGAGGGGTTACTTCAAAATGCTCCAGACATTTCATCTCAAAACTGGACAAACTAATCAACAGG GAACTGGACCAGCAGAATGTTAAGAATGCTTCTGTGGTATTTACCATCTTTAACAAATTTGGGAACACACTGGTCTTTCCAGAGGGTGAAGGTATATCATCGATGGTATCACAAGGACTTGTGAGAAAG CTGGTCCAGTGGTTTGAGAAACTAAGAAAGTTATGGGTTGAAGCTGGACCAACAAGGAATGAGCTGCTTGTCAACTTAGCTGAAGACTTCTTTGATGCATTGATG GTCATTCATGAAAGTTGTAAAGAGG GTACTTTCCAAGTAACTGAATCCCTGCTCCATTATATTGGCAAATTGGCTTCTGATCCCCAGGTTAACATTCTAATCCAAAAAGAG GCGGTGAGGAAACTGAATATGATATTAGGAATGATCCCATTAGAattgaagaaagagaaaaagatctTTTCATCCCAAGAGGCATCAAGTGTCAT GAGTGATTTGGCTAGTCGAATTATCAAGGGAGGAG ATTATGATCTCCAGGTGGCTTTGATGGAGGCTCTGTGTAGAATGACTTCCCGTGCCCAGCGGAGGGACCTGGCTGACCAGTTGTTCAGAATGGAATTTGTTGCCTCTGCATTCAACAAGATTCAGGACTCAGAGTTTGAGACT GATTGCCGGAAATTCTTAAATCTAGTAAATGGAATGCAAGGTGATGATCGAAG tgtaTACTCCTATCCTTGTCTGGAGGTGTTTTTGGATGAGCATGTG TTGCTCATGCCTGTGGATGAAAACCTTCATGAGTTCTGGATTGACTTCAATGTAGGAAGCCAGAGCATTTCCTTCTATTTTTGCCTTGCTGATGATCAAGCAAAG CAGGAGAGCCAGTGGGACACTCTGTGCATAACAGAAAATGAAGTCCACAGCTATACAGTACAAG AAGAGAAAGATATAAAAGTGCTGCAGCTGGTTCTAACTGAGCCAATGTGTCTGAGCAGTATTGAGGGCTCCAGGCTCCATATCCACTTCAGTTCCTCCTTAGACATCCTCAAGGTCACCAAGAAAGTCTATGGAGAAACCAAGAATAAA AAGTTTATCAGAAAGACCACCACATCAGTGGTAAAAACCACTGTTCAAGTAATCATGGATGAAGGAGGATCACAG GTTCTTTTTCCTGAGAGTCAGGGTTCCTCTCagcatgtggaaaaaaatgtacCTTATTCTGTGAGGAATGAGACCCGCTGTCGGTCACTGTCATCACAGGAGAGAGATGCCCAACACATCAACCAGCAG atgATAACCCCATTAAGGAGTAAGGTGTCAGAGTCATGTATGTATGTCTCTGGCAGCGCAGGGTGTAAACTTGGCAGAAGCCCTTTTAGCTGTGTGTTGCCTGAAT CTGCCTCAGGGAAGGCTAAGGTGAAACCAGCTCTAGAGATGGTAGCTTCCTCAGTGAAGAGGAAAACTTTGGAATTGAAAGAGCTCTTAACTGCCAGATTAGCTGATGGTGTGAAGTCAGTCAGTGTGGAAAGGGAAAGCTCAGTGAAACAG GTAGTTCCAGATCTACAGAGCCCATATATACATCCAGGCCAGGAAGGTTTACAAGTGGTGGGAAAATATCGTCGG CACATTCCTATAGAGAAAGTAGTGGAAATGGTGCAAGCTGAACAAGAGCTCCAGGAAGAGCCTTTGG ATAACAGTATAGTACTAGACTCCCAGCCAGCTGTGTGGAGAGAAAAGTCTAT ATTACCAAGTCCCAGCTGCTTTTACAAAAAGAGACCTTCTGTGTCTGGGTCATTATTCCCAGGTCAACGTGAATTTTCACATCAGTCCAGAGCGG AGCCTCCACAGCAGTCATTGTCAGCCCAGAGCAGTTCTGAAGGACTGAGTCACAAACAGCTTCATGCTCAGCTCACTCAAAGGCTGGAGCAGGTGCTGAGAGAGCGTGAACAGCAGGAGCAAAACCCACAAGAGCTTCTCACTGCTGGGAAAGAGGCTGGGCTTGTGAAAAAGGCACAAAGTCCCCCCCAAACTAAACGTGCTAAAGCTGAACAGAGTGGAACTGGAAATGGAGCTGGCATGAGCAACACTACA aAGACAGAGAAAGCAGCCAAGAGCATGGTGAAGCAGATAAATagtcattataatcacactagtACAGCAGCACAGGAGCGTCCCTCCTGGTTTAACAGCGCACCAACTAGCAG ATACATTTTCAACAAGAGTTGGTGTCCAAATTCAGTT GCCAAGATCTCTGCTAAGCAATCTAAGAAGGCGTCAAATCAGAATAA GGACATTTATGCATTCAGTTTCAATATGCCAGAGGTCAGTGAG aaaaaaaataggAGTTCTTTTGAAATATCTGGAATGGAAAGAAG TGTACTCAGAAGTTCCCTGAGTCTTTCTAGCACCTCTAAGATGTGTCCTCCTATGAAG CCTGCTGGTCATAATGTGAAGAAGCATCTGTTCAGTGACACTGATACCGACAATATGACAGATATTAGCTGGCTAACATCAGCTAACAGGAAACCTAAGCCTAAAGTGGCAGACTACACGAGACAGCCAGTTAAGCCCACTCGTCATCCTACAACCTTAACAT TTGAAACACCAAACATACCCATACCCTCTCCAAAATCTGCAAAAGCATTGCCTAAACCAAAGAGG AAAAGGCAGAAGGTTGTAGAAGAGAAGAATAAGACAACCAAGGATCTTGCCAGCAGAAAGCCCAAAGATAGGCCCAAAAGAACTTCAGTTATGACCAGATCCTACAGAGAGTTGTCTGAATCTGAGAGCGAGTTAGAAACCGATGAACAACCTCCAGCAAAG AAGTTTATCATCAAACAGCCAGAAAAGCCTCAGAGGACAGATTCAGTTCTGAACAGGCCTGCTATAGTCAAGCCACCTGTCAAAAAAACCAGTCACGTCAGGTCACATAAAGTGCATAAGCTTgtgaaggagaaagaggaaaaagaattATCTAATTATGAAAAATCAAAGCAAAAGAAGATGATTGCAACTGTTCTGGGGCCCACCAAAGGAAAGGAACATGATTTGGTCCCGAAAATCACTCCTATCTGTCCTTCTGCTCTCCCTTCTAACATAATTAAAT CTGTAGAGAAGAGCACAACCATGCCGAGATCTGCTCATGCACCTGTGGGTCCTATGTCTAAG AAGTCTCAGGCCATAATACAAGAAGGAAAGATAGGTGGCATAATTGAACAAgctgagaaagagaaggaaacaCCAGGAATAGCCACTACACATCCAGTGACGAGTGGCAACTTTATGGAGGAGAATGAGTTCAGTGAAATATTGGGTtctaaatggttaaaaaaaaggaagaatttGCTTTCTCCAGTTTCAACAAAAGAATCTTGGGCCTCAAAAAGTACCTCTTTCTGCTTTTCGCCATTCTCGATTGAGAAAACGAGAT CTGCAGAGAAAAATGCATCGTTACCTAGATCTCCTCTGACACCTCTCCAACCCTTGTGCATCTCTCCCGTTGGTGCCATTTCTCCTCCCCTGGACTTGCCTAGCCATCTTAGAGGGATCCAAGCTTCCTCCTTCTATAAGTCTTCAGGAGGACAGGATATTGTCAGAACACTTCCTCAACCTTTTGTAACCCCTGCTGCTCAGCGACAAAGTGCTCAAGAG AATGATGAGCTGAGACCTGAGCAGCTTTTCTTCCATCCCATCATTGCCTCCACTGCTAAGGAGAAATGTCCTTCCATGCTCAACTCTCCAGACCAAGACGAAGATCTTAGGGGCTTTCTAAACAGCACCAGCCAAAGAGTCCTGCAGACAAGCTTTGATAAAGAGTCTGTAATCTCTTTGGTGACATTAAgccaatcatcacacacatctatGAACAATATAGCTACGATCTGCACTGAACTTGAG AAAACACCTGCATCTGTTCAGAGAACCAGTGGTGAAAAGGCAGAATCAG GTCCAGCAACCAGTCGCACTCGGCACAGCTCATGCGATTCAACAAGTCTTTCTGAACAAGATGGCAGTGAATATGACAAGAGGATTAAAGCTGGGCCCAGTAAACATGCTGTTCGAATGAAGCCAAGAAAGCTGTTCAAACCTACTGTCAAGCAACAGTCTAAGAAAAAAG GCTCTAAACAACCCATACAAGTTGACAGCAGTACTGAAGAaggggagaaagagaagggaTCGGGTACTGGGAGAGGGCCAAGACGTAGAA ttactgaagacaCGGAAGTGCGGTCCACAGTGGTGTCGAGCTGTTGGAAAGGAAATGTGGAGGCAGATATGGACCTTGTACAGTCTGAAGTGAGCACATCTCAGGAGATGGGTTATGTATGTCGCCAGTTGAGCTCTGAACTTAAGCGAAAATTTGAG AACCGCTCAAGGAAAATGGATCTGTTCACCAAGCAGTCCCTAAAGACCTGCAGGCAGCATGTTTCCACTATAACCATGAAAGTGCAAGAGTACAG GTCTCAGAGGCTGGAGGCAGTTAAACAAGTTCTAATGGATGAAATAAAAAACTTAGAACAAGATGACACAACACTACGGAACATGGAAGCAGAGCTGACT ACTTACTGGAAGAAGCACACCCTGGATTTTCACGCTTACCAGGAGCGAGGAACACAAAG GCTAAATAATTTAAGAAGCACAATCGAAACAAATCTGTGCCAAAACACGGACTGTGAGGAACAGATCTTTTTTTCACAG ATGCATTTGATGAAGAAAGATATGACATCTGTTCAGGATCACCTATTCAGACAGATG cacGAGGAAGAGTTTAAAAGTGTACGTAAAGGACTACAGGCCTTGTTCCTTTCAGATGTACCTAGGTTTTTACGATAG
- the LOC131366445 gene encoding synaptonemal complex protein 2-like isoform X1: MARHQDKQVEESIDQALKHNFRPLEELQNETRGGVTSKCSRHFISKLDKLINRELDQQNVKNASVVFTIFNKFGNTLVFPEGEGISSMVSQGLVRKLVQWFEKLRKLWVEAGPTRNELLVNLAEDFFDALMVIHESCKEGTFQVTESLLHYIGKLASDPQVNILIQKEAVRKLNMILGMIPLELKKEKKIFSSQEASSVMSDLASRIIKGGDYDLQVALMEALCRMTSRAQRRDLADQLFRMEFVASAFNKIQDSEFETDCRKFLNLVNGMQGDDRSVYSYPCLEVFLDEHVLLMPVDENLHEFWIDFNVGSQSISFYFCLADDQAKQESQWDTLCITENEVHSYTVQEEKDIKVLQLVLTEPMCLSSIEGSRLHIHFSSSLDILKVTKKVYGETKNKKFIRKTTTSVVKTTVQVIMDEGGSQVLFPESQGSSQHVEKNVPYSVRNETRCRSLSSQERDAQHINQQMITPLRSKVSESCMYVSGSAGCKLGRSPFSCVLPESASGKAKVKPALEMVASSVKRKTLELKELLTARLADGVKSVSVERESSVKQVVPDLQSPYIHPGQEGLQVVGKYRRHIPIEKVVEMVQAEQELQEEPLDNSIVLDSQPAVWREKSILPSPSCFYKKRPSVSGSLFPGQREFSHQSRAEPPQQSLSAQSSSEGLSHKQLHAQLTQRLEQVLREREQQEQNPQELLTAGKEAGLVKKAQSPPQTKRAKAEQSGTGNGAGMSNTTKTEKAAKSMVKQINSHYNHTSTAAQERPSWFNSAPTSRYIFNKSWCPNSVAKISAKQSKKASNQNKDIYAFSFNMPEVSEKKNRSSFEISGMERSVLRSSLSLSSTSKMCPPMKPAGHNVKKHLFSDTDTDNMTDISWLTSANRKPKPKVADYTRQPVKPTRHPTTLTFETPNIPIPSPKSAKALPKPKRKRQKVVEEKNKTTKDLASRKPKDRPKRTSVMTRSYRELSESESELETDEQPPAKKFIIKQPEKPQRTDSVLNRPAIVKPPVKKTSHVRSHKVHKLVKEKEEKELSNYEKSKQKKMIATVLGPTKGKEHDLVPKITPICPSALPSNIIKSVEKSTTMPRSAHAPVGPMSKKSQAIIQEGKIGGIIEQAEKEKETPGIATTHPVTSGNFMEENEFSEILGSKWLKKRKNLLSPVSTKESWASKSTSFCFSPFSIEKTRSAEKNASLPRSPLTPLQPLCISPVGAISPPLDLPSHLRGIQASSFYKSSGGQDIVRTLPQPFVTPAAQRQSAQENDELRPEQLFFHPIIASTAKEKCPSMLNSPDQDEDLRGFLNSTSQRVLQTSFDKESVISLVTLSQSSHTSMNNIATICTELEKTPASVQRTSGEKAESGPATSRTRHSSCDSTSLSEQDGSEYDKRIKAGPSKHAVRMKPRKLFKPTVKQQSKKKGSKQPIQVDSSTEEGEKEKGSGTGRGPRRRTVTEDTEVRSTVVSSCWKGNVEADMDLVQSEVSTSQEMGYVCRQLSSELKRKFENRSRKMDLFTKQSLKTCRQHVSTITMKVQEYRSQRLEAVKQVLMDEIKNLEQDDTTLRNMEAELTTYWKKHTLDFHAYQERGTQRLNNLRSTIETNLCQNTDCEEQIFFSQMHLMKKDMTSVQDHLFRQMHEEEFKSVRKGLQALFLSDVPRFLR, from the exons ATGGCACGTCATCAGGATAAACAG GTGGAAGAATCGATAGACCAGGCTTTGAAACACAACTTCCGCCCCTTGGAGGAGTTACAAAATGAGACCAGAGGAGGGGTTACTTCAAAATGCTCCAGACATTTCATCTCAAAACTGGACAAACTAATCAACAGG GAACTGGACCAGCAGAATGTTAAGAATGCTTCTGTGGTATTTACCATCTTTAACAAATTTGGGAACACACTGGTCTTTCCAGAGGGTGAAGGTATATCATCGATGGTATCACAAGGACTTGTGAGAAAG CTGGTCCAGTGGTTTGAGAAACTAAGAAAGTTATGGGTTGAAGCTGGACCAACAAGGAATGAGCTGCTTGTCAACTTAGCTGAAGACTTCTTTGATGCATTGATG GTCATTCATGAAAGTTGTAAAGAGG GTACTTTCCAAGTAACTGAATCCCTGCTCCATTATATTGGCAAATTGGCTTCTGATCCCCAGGTTAACATTCTAATCCAAAAAGAG GCGGTGAGGAAACTGAATATGATATTAGGAATGATCCCATTAGAattgaagaaagagaaaaagatctTTTCATCCCAAGAGGCATCAAGTGTCAT GAGTGATTTGGCTAGTCGAATTATCAAGGGAGGAG ATTATGATCTCCAGGTGGCTTTGATGGAGGCTCTGTGTAGAATGACTTCCCGTGCCCAGCGGAGGGACCTGGCTGACCAGTTGTTCAGAATGGAATTTGTTGCCTCTGCATTCAACAAGATTCAGGACTCAGAGTTTGAGACT GATTGCCGGAAATTCTTAAATCTAGTAAATGGAATGCAAGGTGATGATCGAAG tgtaTACTCCTATCCTTGTCTGGAGGTGTTTTTGGATGAGCATGTG TTGCTCATGCCTGTGGATGAAAACCTTCATGAGTTCTGGATTGACTTCAATGTAGGAAGCCAGAGCATTTCCTTCTATTTTTGCCTTGCTGATGATCAAGCAAAG CAGGAGAGCCAGTGGGACACTCTGTGCATAACAGAAAATGAAGTCCACAGCTATACAGTACAAG AAGAGAAAGATATAAAAGTGCTGCAGCTGGTTCTAACTGAGCCAATGTGTCTGAGCAGTATTGAGGGCTCCAGGCTCCATATCCACTTCAGTTCCTCCTTAGACATCCTCAAGGTCACCAAGAAAGTCTATGGAGAAACCAAGAATAAA AAGTTTATCAGAAAGACCACCACATCAGTGGTAAAAACCACTGTTCAAGTAATCATGGATGAAGGAGGATCACAG GTTCTTTTTCCTGAGAGTCAGGGTTCCTCTCagcatgtggaaaaaaatgtacCTTATTCTGTGAGGAATGAGACCCGCTGTCGGTCACTGTCATCACAGGAGAGAGATGCCCAACACATCAACCAGCAG atgATAACCCCATTAAGGAGTAAGGTGTCAGAGTCATGTATGTATGTCTCTGGCAGCGCAGGGTGTAAACTTGGCAGAAGCCCTTTTAGCTGTGTGTTGCCTGAAT CTGCCTCAGGGAAGGCTAAGGTGAAACCAGCTCTAGAGATGGTAGCTTCCTCAGTGAAGAGGAAAACTTTGGAATTGAAAGAGCTCTTAACTGCCAGATTAGCTGATGGTGTGAAGTCAGTCAGTGTGGAAAGGGAAAGCTCAGTGAAACAG GTAGTTCCAGATCTACAGAGCCCATATATACATCCAGGCCAGGAAGGTTTACAAGTGGTGGGAAAATATCGTCGG CACATTCCTATAGAGAAAGTAGTGGAAATGGTGCAAGCTGAACAAGAGCTCCAGGAAGAGCCTTTGG ATAACAGTATAGTACTAGACTCCCAGCCAGCTGTGTGGAGAGAAAAGTCTAT ATTACCAAGTCCCAGCTGCTTTTACAAAAAGAGACCTTCTGTGTCTGGGTCATTATTCCCAGGTCAACGTGAATTTTCACATCAGTCCAGAGCGG AGCCTCCACAGCAGTCATTGTCAGCCCAGAGCAGTTCTGAAGGACTGAGTCACAAACAGCTTCATGCTCAGCTCACTCAAAGGCTGGAGCAGGTGCTGAGAGAGCGTGAACAGCAGGAGCAAAACCCACAAGAGCTTCTCACTGCTGGGAAAGAGGCTGGGCTTGTGAAAAAGGCACAAAGTCCCCCCCAAACTAAACGTGCTAAAGCTGAACAGAGTGGAACTGGAAATGGAGCTGGCATGAGCAACACTACA aAGACAGAGAAAGCAGCCAAGAGCATGGTGAAGCAGATAAATagtcattataatcacactagtACAGCAGCACAGGAGCGTCCCTCCTGGTTTAACAGCGCACCAACTAGCAG ATACATTTTCAACAAGAGTTGGTGTCCAAATTCAGTT GCCAAGATCTCTGCTAAGCAATCTAAGAAGGCGTCAAATCAGAATAA GGACATTTATGCATTCAGTTTCAATATGCCAGAGGTCAGTGAG aaaaaaaataggAGTTCTTTTGAAATATCTGGAATGGAAAGAAG TGTACTCAGAAGTTCCCTGAGTCTTTCTAGCACCTCTAAGATGTGTCCTCCTATGAAG CCTGCTGGTCATAATGTGAAGAAGCATCTGTTCAGTGACACTGATACCGACAATATGACAGATATTAGCTGGCTAACATCAGCTAACAGGAAACCTAAGCCTAAAGTGGCAGACTACACGAGACAGCCAGTTAAGCCCACTCGTCATCCTACAACCTTAACAT TTGAAACACCAAACATACCCATACCCTCTCCAAAATCTGCAAAAGCATTGCCTAAACCAAAGAGG AAAAGGCAGAAGGTTGTAGAAGAGAAGAATAAGACAACCAAGGATCTTGCCAGCAGAAAGCCCAAAGATAGGCCCAAAAGAACTTCAGTTATGACCAGATCCTACAGAGAGTTGTCTGAATCTGAGAGCGAGTTAGAAACCGATGAACAACCTCCAGCAAAG AAGTTTATCATCAAACAGCCAGAAAAGCCTCAGAGGACAGATTCAGTTCTGAACAGGCCTGCTATAGTCAAGCCACCTGTCAAAAAAACCAGTCACGTCAGGTCACATAAAGTGCATAAGCTTgtgaaggagaaagaggaaaaagaattATCTAATTATGAAAAATCAAAGCAAAAGAAGATGATTGCAACTGTTCTGGGGCCCACCAAAGGAAAGGAACATGATTTGGTCCCGAAAATCACTCCTATCTGTCCTTCTGCTCTCCCTTCTAACATAATTAAAT CTGTAGAGAAGAGCACAACCATGCCGAGATCTGCTCATGCACCTGTGGGTCCTATGTCTAAG AAGTCTCAGGCCATAATACAAGAAGGAAAGATAGGTGGCATAATTGAACAAgctgagaaagagaaggaaacaCCAGGAATAGCCACTACACATCCAGTGACGAGTGGCAACTTTATGGAGGAGAATGAGTTCAGTGAAATATTGGGTtctaaatggttaaaaaaaaggaagaatttGCTTTCTCCAGTTTCAACAAAAGAATCTTGGGCCTCAAAAAGTACCTCTTTCTGCTTTTCGCCATTCTCGATTGAGAAAACGAGAT CTGCAGAGAAAAATGCATCGTTACCTAGATCTCCTCTGACACCTCTCCAACCCTTGTGCATCTCTCCCGTTGGTGCCATTTCTCCTCCCCTGGACTTGCCTAGCCATCTTAGAGGGATCCAAGCTTCCTCCTTCTATAAGTCTTCAGGAGGACAGGATATTGTCAGAACACTTCCTCAACCTTTTGTAACCCCTGCTGCTCAGCGACAAAGTGCTCAAGAG AATGATGAGCTGAGACCTGAGCAGCTTTTCTTCCATCCCATCATTGCCTCCACTGCTAAGGAGAAATGTCCTTCCATGCTCAACTCTCCAGACCAAGACGAAGATCTTAGGGGCTTTCTAAACAGCACCAGCCAAAGAGTCCTGCAGACAAGCTTTGATAAAGAGTCTGTAATCTCTTTGGTGACATTAAgccaatcatcacacacatctatGAACAATATAGCTACGATCTGCACTGAACTTGAG AAAACACCTGCATCTGTTCAGAGAACCAGTGGTGAAAAGGCAGAATCAG GTCCAGCAACCAGTCGCACTCGGCACAGCTCATGCGATTCAACAAGTCTTTCTGAACAAGATGGCAGTGAATATGACAAGAGGATTAAAGCTGGGCCCAGTAAACATGCTGTTCGAATGAAGCCAAGAAAGCTGTTCAAACCTACTGTCAAGCAACAGTCTAAGAAAAAAG GCTCTAAACAACCCATACAAGTTGACAGCAGTACTGAAGAaggggagaaagagaagggaTCGGGTACTGGGAGAGGGCCAAGACGTAGAA cagttactgaagacaCGGAAGTGCGGTCCACAGTGGTGTCGAGCTGTTGGAAAGGAAATGTGGAGGCAGATATGGACCTTGTACAGTCTGAAGTGAGCACATCTCAGGAGATGGGTTATGTATGTCGCCAGTTGAGCTCTGAACTTAAGCGAAAATTTGAG AACCGCTCAAGGAAAATGGATCTGTTCACCAAGCAGTCCCTAAAGACCTGCAGGCAGCATGTTTCCACTATAACCATGAAAGTGCAAGAGTACAG GTCTCAGAGGCTGGAGGCAGTTAAACAAGTTCTAATGGATGAAATAAAAAACTTAGAACAAGATGACACAACACTACGGAACATGGAAGCAGAGCTGACT ACTTACTGGAAGAAGCACACCCTGGATTTTCACGCTTACCAGGAGCGAGGAACACAAAG GCTAAATAATTTAAGAAGCACAATCGAAACAAATCTGTGCCAAAACACGGACTGTGAGGAACAGATCTTTTTTTCACAG ATGCATTTGATGAAGAAAGATATGACATCTGTTCAGGATCACCTATTCAGACAGATG cacGAGGAAGAGTTTAAAAGTGTACGTAAAGGACTACAGGCCTTGTTCCTTTCAGATGTACCTAGGTTTTTACGATAG